The following DNA comes from Streptomyces globosus.
GGGGGCGTGCCACCGGCCGTAGCCATACGGTCCGCCGCGCTGCGACAAGAGAATTCTGTCGCCGTCGCGCAGGATCACATGCGTGTCGATCACCGGGGTTGCCGGTGCTGCCGCGTTCATGAGTTCACCGTGGGGTCGTCGGTCCGGTTGGCGCTTTCGACGCTACCTCCGGGCGCGGGCACGGCGTCGGCGATTCGCTTCGCTACGTCCGTGGAGGTGGTTCGCCTCGGCTCGGGTGAGTTCGCCGAGCTCGCTCGTCGAGGGCTCTGCCGGCCGCTCGTGCCGCTTCCTGCGGCGGCACCTAGATCGCTTCCTTGCGGGTGAGGTAGTTGAACGACACCCAGCCCGGCAGGACCGGCAGCCAGAACGTCATCAGCCGGAACAGCAGGACCGCCGAGATCGCGACCTCCTTGTCCAGGCCCGCCGCGATCAGGCCCAGCGTCAGCGTCGTCTCCACGGCGCCGATGCCGCCCGGCGTCGGCGCTGCCGAGCCGAGGGCGTTGCCCGCGAGGAACACGACGGCGATGCTCGCGTAGCTCAGCGCCTCGCCGCCGCCGAAGGCGCGGATCGACGCGTCCAGGCACATCACGAAGCAGCCGGTCAGCAGGAGCATCCCGCCGATGCCCGTCATCAGCTTCTGCGGCCGCTGGAGGACGTCCAGCATGCGCGGCACGACACCGGCGAACAGCGCCCGCACCCGCGTCACGACAAACTTCCGCAGGAACGGCACCGCCGTCACGACGAGGACCAGCACGGCCACCGTCAGCAGGCCGGCGATGACCGTCCGGGACGGCGTCATCTCCGGGGTCTTCTCCGTGCCCGTCAGGTAGCCGAACGCCAGCAGCAGCAGGACGTGCGCCGCCAGCCCGAACAGCTGCGAGGCGCCCACACTGGCCACCGCCAGCCCCGGCCGAACCCCCGCCCGCTGGAGGAACCGCGTGTTCAGCGCGACACCGCCGACGGCCGCCGGGGCGACCAGCTTGACGAACGAGCCGGCCACCTGGGCCACCACCGTCCGCAGGAACGGCACCCGCTCCGGCACGAACCCGAGCAGGCTCATCGCCGCGGCGAAGTACGTCAGCGCCGAGAACGCCAGCGCCGCCCCCACCCAGCCCCACTCGGCCCCGCCGACGATCGTCGCGAAGTCCACGTGGGCCAGCTGCGTCAGCAGGAAGTACGCGCCGAACGCGCCCGCGATGAACGACACCAGGGTGCGCGGCCGGATCCGCTCCAGCCGGGCCGGCTCCACCGGCGCCTGCGGCCGGATCAGCAGCACCTGCTTGCGGATCTGGCTGAGCAGGTCCTCCTCGCGGGCATCCTCCAGCGCATCGTCCAGCGCCCGCTTCTCCGCCTTCCGCTCGGCCGCCGACGTGGCGGGGACCGCCTTGGCGCCCGCCTTCCCGGCCGCCGCCTCGCGGGCCGCCTTCGCCGCGCGCGAGGACTCCAGCACGGCCTCCCGCTGCCGGTCCGCCCGCTCCCGGGCGAGCCGGCGCAGCGTGGCCCGCGTCGACCGGCTCAGCGCGATCGGCTGGAGCAGCGGCAGGCAGTCCGCCACCGCGTCCGGCCCGAGCACCGACACCGCCGACGCGACCGCGCGCTGCGCGCCGACCCGCAGGCCGAGCGTGGTCAGCAGCTGCGCGATGTCCATCCGCAGCACCAGGTCGCCGGCCGCGATCTCGCCGCCGCGCAGATCCGTGAGGATGACCCTGCCGGAACGATCCACCAGCAGGGCGTCGCCCGTCAGCCGGCGGTGCGCGATCCGGCGCGACTGCAGGGCGCGTACCTGCTCCCAGGCGTGGCGGGCCAGCTCGTCGGTGATCTCCTCGTCCGGGACGGCGTCCAGCGGCCGGCCCTCCAGGTGCTCGTACACGAGCATCACGGCGTCCGGGCCGAGCTCGGAGGTCGCGATCAGCTTGTGCGCGTTCGCGCCGGCCGCGATCGCCGCGTACGCGAGGAGCGCCTCCTGCTCCAGCGCCTGGCGCAGAGACTGCAGGGAGCGGCGCGTCGTGATCCCGCGCAGGGTCATGCGGCGCCACACCCGGTAGAAGAACCCGTGCGCCTGCTGCTCCCGGTCGACGACGGTGACGTCGAGCGGCGATCCGTCCTCCAGGGTGACGTGGTAGCGGCGCCCCCGGTCGCTGGCATCCGAGGCGTCGCCCTCCGGGACCTCGGCGCGCGCCGCGCTGACCGGCTGGAAGCCGACCCGGCGCAGGCCCGCGAGGAGGTTCTGCCCGGTGGGGCGCACGTTCGGGGAGCCGACCGCGTAGAGGGTGCCGTACGCGACGCTCCAGCCGATCAGCACCGTCAGGATGATCGAGAACGGGGTGGTGTAGCCGCTGACCAGCATCGCGAAGGCGTCGAGCAGCAGCACCACCCACAGGGCGACCCGCCAGCGCGGCCTGCGCGTCATCCCGACGGCGGTCATGTACGCGATCACGGGCGCGAGGTAGCCGTGCACGGGGTCGGTGGGCGCGCCGCCGGCGCCCGCGGCGCGGGTCAGGGCGTCCTGGATGGTGGCCGGGGCGGCCTGGGAGACCCAGAGGTCGGTCGCGAGGGTGACGCCGTGGGCGAGGACGGCGGCGAGGACGCCGTCGGCGATGCGCAGCCCGTCGCGTTTGATCAGCCGTTCGATCGCGAAGGCGACGGGGACGAGGAGGACGGCGATGCTGGACACCAGGCCCGCGACCTTGATCAGGAGGTCGGGGGCGGCCTGGGTGCCCTGGCTGATGTCGTCCTCCAGGCCGGCGGTGGTGCCGTGCGCGAAGGCGGCGATGGCGAGGACGACGGCGATGCCGAGCAGGCCGACGAGGAAGCGGACGAGGTCGGAGGGGCGGTGCACGCGGGCGGCGAGCAGCGGCTCGTCGACCTCGACCTCGTCGGCACCGGCCGCGGCGGCGTCAACGGCGGCGGCGTCAACGGCGGAGGCATTCGCGGCGGCGGCCGCCGGGCCGTCTGCGGGCGCGCCGGGAGCCTCGTCGCGGGGCGTGCCGGGGTGCGGCTCCGGGCCCGGCTCGGGGCGCGCGCCGTCGTCCTCGGTCGCGCCGTCCGGAGGGCTCACACCCTGCTCCTTCGTCGTCACAGCCGTCTCTTCTTGATCGCGTATCACCACTCACCGCCCGGAAGATGGTGGCACGGCCGGGCGGCCCCGGGGGGCGGCAGGGTGCGCGCCGGTGTGGAGGGAAACGCTCCGCACAGCGGTCCGCCCCGTCCGGCACCATGGGCGGAATGAGCGAGGAGCTGCCCGCTTACGCGGAGCGCGTACTGGACGCGGCCGAGCGGATTCCGCCCGGCCGGGTGATGACCTACGGGGACGTCGCCGAATGGCTCGGGGAGGGCGGCCCGCGCCAAGTCGGCCGCGTCATGGCCCTGTACGGCGGCGCCGTCCCCTGGTGGCGCGTGGTGCGCGCCGACGGCCGGCCCCTGCCCGGCAGCGAGCCCCGCGCCCTGGAGCACTACCGGGCCGAGTCCACCCCGCTGCGCCTCACCGCCGGCGGCGAGGCCCGGCTCGACATGCCGCGGGCACGCTGGGACGGCGGCGGGGACGGCGCGGCGGGCGACGAGGGTCACATCTGACAGCTTCCGCCACGGAGCACCCCGCGCGCCGGTCGAGAGCCGGCCCCGGGGCCCGGACGGGGGACCGCCGCCCGCCCGCCCGGACTCCCGCGCACCCGCCCGCTCCGCCCCGCGGCGGGGCCCCGGCGCGCGGTCCGCGGCCGCCGCGGCCGCCGTGCCGGGCGCATCCGGGGCCGGACCTCGGGGAACTGCACGGGGTGCGCCGCTTGCCGTAGCGTTGCCTCTTCGGCGGTCGCGGCCGGCCCCCCGGCGGGCGCCCGCTCGGCGACCGCGGACGCCGCAGGACCCGTACGCCCCGCAGCACGAACACCAGGACCGGCACCTCACGTGATCACCTCTTCCACCGACCGCCCCGAGCGGCTGCGTACGCGAACCCCCGACGCGTACCGTCTCGTGCGCAGCGGGCCGGGGCGAGCGGAGCCCCCTGTGCTGGACGCAGCGCAGCAGGCGGTGGTTGACCACACCCGCGGACCGCTGCTCGTCCTCGCCGGGCCGGGCACCGGCAAGACCACCACCCTGGTCGAGGCCGCCGCCGCCCGCGTCGAGGCCGGCACCGACCCCGCCCGGATCCTGATCCTCACCTTCAGCCGCAAGGCCGCCGTCGAGCTGCGCGACCGCGCCGCCCTCCGGCTCGGCGGCGCCCGCGCCCCGCAGGCCACCACCTTCCACTCCTTCTGCTACGGGCTGGTCCGCGCCCACCAGGACACCGACCTGTTCGCCGACCCGCTGCGCCTGCTGTCCGGGCCCGAGCAGGACGTCATGGTCCGCACCCTGCTGGAGGGGCAGCGCGAGATCCGCTCCATCCGCTGGCCCGACGACCTGCGGGCCGCCCTCACCACCCGGGGCTTCGCCGACGAGGTGCGCGCCGTCCTCGCCCGCGCCCGCGAGCTCGGCCTCGGCCCGGCCGCCCTCGACGCGTTCGCCTCCCGCATCGGCCGGCCCGACTGGAAGGCGGCCGCCGCCTTCCTCGCCGAGTACCTCGACGTCCTGGACATGCAGGGCACCCTCGACTACGCCGAGCTCCTGCACCGCGCCGTGCTGCTCGCCGAGCGGACGCCCGGCCTGGCCGCCGCGTACGACGTGATCTACGTGGACGAGTTCCAGGACACCGACGCCTCGCAGCTGCGGCTGCTGCGTGCGCTGGCCGGGCCCGGCGGCACACTGGTCGCCTTCGGCGACCCCGACCAGTCGATCTACGCCTTCCGCGGCGCCGACATCAACAACATCCTCGACTTCGAGGGCGCGTTCCCCGGCGCGGCCGTACGGGCCCTGACGGTCGGCCGCCGCTCCGCCTCCGCCGTCCTGGCCGCCACCCGGCTGCTGACCACCCGCATGCCGGTGCCGCGGCTGCCCGCGGACGCGGTCCGCGCACACCGGGGGCTCACGCCGACGCGGGAGGGCGGCCGCGTCGAGGTGTACACGTACCCGACGGCCGGCGCCGAGCTCGACAACATCGCGGACATCCTGCGCCGCGCCCACCTGGAGGACGGCGTTCCCTGGCAGGACATGGCCGTCCTGGTCCGCGCCGGCGGCCGCACCCTGCCGGCGATGCGGCGGGCCCTGATCGCGGCGGGCGTCCCCGCCGAGACGGACGGCACGGACATCCCCCTCCGCCACGAACCGGCGGTCGCCCCCCTCCTGACGGCCCTCCGCACGGTGGCCCTGGCGACCCCCCAGGCCGCCGCCGCGGGCACCCCCGGCCCCGCCGACGCCGCCGACGGCGATACCGCCACGCCGGCGCACGACCCCGACGCGGCGGCCCCCGCCGGCGCCGGCGCGCCGGACGCCGACGGGCAGAGTGCCCACGGCGGCGGGGGCGGCACCGGGTGGATCGGGGCCGAGGCGGCGCTGTCGCTGCTCGCCTCGCCGCTCGGCGGGATGGACGCCGCCGACCTGCGGCGGCTCGGGCGGGCCCTGCGCGACGAGGAGCGCGCGGCCGGCACCGCCGTGCCCGCTCCCTCCGACGTGCTGCTCGCCCGCGCCCTCGCCGAGCCGGAGCGCCTCGTCGCGCACGACCCGGCGTACGCGCGGGGCGCCCAGCGCCTCGGCCTGCTCCTGCGCAAGACACGCGAGCTCCTCCAGGGCGGCGGCACCGCCGAAGAGGCCCTGTGGACCCTCTGGGACGGCACGCCCTGGCCGCAGCGCCTGGAGCGCAGCGCCCGCCGCGGCGGCCCCGCCGGCCGCAACGCCGACCGCGACCTCGACGCGGTCTGCGCCCTCTTCGACACCGCCGCCCGCGCCGAGGAGCGCACCGGCGGCCGCGGCGCCCTCAACTTCCTCGAACAGCTCGAAGCCGAGGACATCGCCGCCGACACCCTCACCCGCCGCGCCAGCCGCCGTGAGGCGGTCCGGCTGATGACCGCGCACCGCTCCAAGGGCCTCGAATGGCGCCTCGTCGTCGTCGCCGGAGTCCAGGAGGGCCTCTGGCCCGACCTCCGCCGCCGCGGCTCCCTCCTCGAAGCCGACCGCATCGGCCGCGACGGCCTCGCCGAGCCCCTCGGCGCCGGCTCGCTCCTCGCCGAGGAGCGCCGCCTCTTCTACGTGGCCGCGACCCGCGCCCGCGACCGCCTCGTCGTCACCGCCGTCAAGGCCGCCGCCGAGGACGGCGACCAGCCCTCCCGCTTCCTCACCGAGCTCGGCGTGCCCCCCAAGGACGTCGCGGGCCGGCCCCGCCGCCCCCTCGCCGTCCCGGCGCTCGTCGCCGAGCTGCGCGCCACCACCGTCGACCCGGCCGCCTCGCCCGCGCTGCGGGACGCCGCCGCGCGCCGCCTCGCCCGCCTCGCCGCGCTCACCGACGAGGACGGCCGCCCGCTGGTGCCCGCCGCGCACCCGCAGCGCTGGTGGGGGCTGTACGAGCCCACCCGCAGCCGGGTGCCGCTGCGGGACCGCAGCCGGCCCGTCGCCCTGTCCGGCAGCGCCCTGGACCAGCTCGCCAACACGTGCTCCCTCCAGTGGTTCCTCGGCCGCGAGGTCAAGGCCGACGCCCCCGCCACCGCCGCCCAGGGCTTCGGCAACGTCGTCCACGTCCTCGCCGACGAGGTCGCCTCCGGCCGCACCCCCGCCGACCTGGACGTCCTCATGGAGCGCCTCGACTCCGTGTGGGACGCCCTCGCCTTCGACGCCCCCTGGAAGTCCCGCCAGGAGAAGGACAGCGCCCGCGCCGCGCTGGAGCGCTTCCTGCGCTGGCACACCACCGACCGCGGGGGCCGGACGGCCGTCGCCACGGAGCACGACTTCGACGTCACGCTCGAGGCGGGCGAGTACGCCGTCCGGATCCGGGGCTCCATGGACCGCGTCGAGGCGGACCCGCAGGGGCGGGCGTACGTCGTCGACTTCAAGACCGGCAAGGCGGCGCCGACGAAGGACGAGGTGGCCCGGCACCCGCAGCTCGCCGTCTACCAGCTCGCCGTCCGCGAGGGCGCCGTCGACGAGGTCTTCGACGGGCTGCGCCCCGAGCCCGGCGGCGCCGAGCTCGTCCAGCTGCGGCAGGGCGCCGCCAAGCGCGACGGCGGCGACACCGCGCCCAAGGTGCAGGCGCAGGAGGCGCTGCCGCCCGGGCCGTCCGGCGAGTGGGTCGGGGACCTGCTGGCCACGGCCGCCGGGCGGGTCCTGGACGAGCGCTTCGCCCCCGCCCCCGGCCGCCACTGCGACCACTGCTCCTTCCGCAGCTCGTGCAGCGCCCGCCCCGAGGGCCGCCAGACGGTGGAGTGAGCTGCCGCACAGCCCGCCCCGGCCGGGCAGGCCGCGCGAGCCGTCCGGCCGCCGCCGTCCACCGGCCGCACCGCGCCGTCACCCCCGGCGCGCCACGGCCTCCGCGGCCCCGGAGCGGCCCCGGAGCGCCTCCGGGGGCCGTACCGGAGCCCGGTCCGCGGCGCCCCGCAAACGCCCGCCCGCACCCGGCGGTGTGAGCCGCGTCGCGGGCGGTGTCGGCCCGGACGGCTAGCCTTTCCGGGTGTCCGCGCGCCCGTCCCCCCTCACCGACCCCGAGCAGCTCAAGGAGCTCCTCGGCATCCCGTTCACCCCCGAACAGCTGGACTGCATCACCGCGCCGCCCGCCCCGCAGGTCATCGTGGCCGGCGCCGGATCCGGCAAGACGACCGTCATGGCCGCCCGCGTGGTCTGGCTCGTCGGCACGGGCACGGTCGCACCGGGCGAGGTCCTCGGCCTCACCTTCACCAACAAGGCCG
Coding sequences within:
- a CDS encoding lysylphosphatidylglycerol synthase transmembrane domain-containing protein; the protein is MSPPDGATEDDGARPEPGPEPHPGTPRDEAPGAPADGPAAAAANASAVDAAAVDAAAAGADEVEVDEPLLAARVHRPSDLVRFLVGLLGIAVVLAIAAFAHGTTAGLEDDISQGTQAAPDLLIKVAGLVSSIAVLLVPVAFAIERLIKRDGLRIADGVLAAVLAHGVTLATDLWVSQAAPATIQDALTRAAGAGGAPTDPVHGYLAPVIAYMTAVGMTRRPRWRVALWVVLLLDAFAMLVSGYTTPFSIILTVLIGWSVAYGTLYAVGSPNVRPTGQNLLAGLRRVGFQPVSAARAEVPEGDASDASDRGRRYHVTLEDGSPLDVTVVDREQQAHGFFYRVWRRMTLRGITTRRSLQSLRQALEQEALLAYAAIAAGANAHKLIATSELGPDAVMLVYEHLEGRPLDAVPDEEITDELARHAWEQVRALQSRRIAHRRLTGDALLVDRSGRVILTDLRGGEIAAGDLVLRMDIAQLLTTLGLRVGAQRAVASAVSVLGPDAVADCLPLLQPIALSRSTRATLRRLARERADRQREAVLESSRAAKAAREAAAGKAGAKAVPATSAAERKAEKRALDDALEDAREEDLLSQIRKQVLLIRPQAPVEPARLERIRPRTLVSFIAGAFGAYFLLTQLAHVDFATIVGGAEWGWVGAALAFSALTYFAAAMSLLGFVPERVPFLRTVVAQVAGSFVKLVAPAAVGGVALNTRFLQRAGVRPGLAVASVGASQLFGLAAHVLLLLAFGYLTGTEKTPEMTPSRTVIAGLLTVAVLVLVVTAVPFLRKFVVTRVRALFAGVVPRMLDVLQRPQKLMTGIGGMLLLTGCFVMCLDASIRAFGGGEALSYASIAVVFLAGNALGSAAPTPGGIGAVETTLTLGLIAAGLDKEVAISAVLLFRLMTFWLPVLPGWVSFNYLTRKEAI
- a CDS encoding ATP-dependent helicase yields the protein MITSSTDRPERLRTRTPDAYRLVRSGPGRAEPPVLDAAQQAVVDHTRGPLLVLAGPGTGKTTTLVEAAAARVEAGTDPARILILTFSRKAAVELRDRAALRLGGARAPQATTFHSFCYGLVRAHQDTDLFADPLRLLSGPEQDVMVRTLLEGQREIRSIRWPDDLRAALTTRGFADEVRAVLARARELGLGPAALDAFASRIGRPDWKAAAAFLAEYLDVLDMQGTLDYAELLHRAVLLAERTPGLAAAYDVIYVDEFQDTDASQLRLLRALAGPGGTLVAFGDPDQSIYAFRGADINNILDFEGAFPGAAVRALTVGRRSASAVLAATRLLTTRMPVPRLPADAVRAHRGLTPTREGGRVEVYTYPTAGAELDNIADILRRAHLEDGVPWQDMAVLVRAGGRTLPAMRRALIAAGVPAETDGTDIPLRHEPAVAPLLTALRTVALATPQAAAAGTPGPADAADGDTATPAHDPDAAAPAGAGAPDADGQSAHGGGGGTGWIGAEAALSLLASPLGGMDAADLRRLGRALRDEERAAGTAVPAPSDVLLARALAEPERLVAHDPAYARGAQRLGLLLRKTRELLQGGGTAEEALWTLWDGTPWPQRLERSARRGGPAGRNADRDLDAVCALFDTAARAEERTGGRGALNFLEQLEAEDIAADTLTRRASRREAVRLMTAHRSKGLEWRLVVVAGVQEGLWPDLRRRGSLLEADRIGRDGLAEPLGAGSLLAEERRLFYVAATRARDRLVVTAVKAAAEDGDQPSRFLTELGVPPKDVAGRPRRPLAVPALVAELRATTVDPAASPALRDAAARRLARLAALTDEDGRPLVPAAHPQRWWGLYEPTRSRVPLRDRSRPVALSGSALDQLANTCSLQWFLGREVKADAPATAAQGFGNVVHVLADEVASGRTPADLDVLMERLDSVWDALAFDAPWKSRQEKDSARAALERFLRWHTTDRGGRTAVATEHDFDVTLEAGEYAVRIRGSMDRVEADPQGRAYVVDFKTGKAAPTKDEVARHPQLAVYQLAVREGAVDEVFDGLRPEPGGAELVQLRQGAAKRDGGDTAPKVQAQEALPPGPSGEWVGDLLATAAGRVLDERFAPAPGRHCDHCSFRSSCSARPEGRQTVE
- a CDS encoding MGMT family protein — its product is MGGMSEELPAYAERVLDAAERIPPGRVMTYGDVAEWLGEGGPRQVGRVMALYGGAVPWWRVVRADGRPLPGSEPRALEHYRAESTPLRLTAGGEARLDMPRARWDGGGDGAAGDEGHI